Proteins encoded by one window of Lathyrus oleraceus cultivar Zhongwan6 chromosome 1, CAAS_Psat_ZW6_1.0, whole genome shotgun sequence:
- the LOC127136274 gene encoding E3 ubiquitin-protein ligase RSL1, which produces MDWWEKALSESVIPEKNKFYCPFYDCSALLISEEYHIGGVISVYSICPHCNRRVCAKCKTPWHEEMSCEKFQGLKNSNDALMIDLAGRRKWKKCPNCKSFVEKTNGCDHMKCRCSYKFCYNCGRGISSPNYGCNHTD; this is translated from the exons ATGGATTGGTGGGAGAAAGCTTTGAGTGAATCAGTGATTCCGGAAAAAAATAAATTCTATTGTCCTTTTTATGATTGTTCAGCACTCTTAATTAGTGAGGAATATCACATAGGAGGAGTGATAAGTGTATATTCTATTTGTCCTCATTGCAATAGAAGGGTTTGTGCTAAGTGTAAAACTCCTTGGCATGAAGAAATGAGTTGTGAAAAGTTTCAAGGATTGAAGAACAGTAATGATGCTCTTATGATCGATCTTGCTGGTAGaagaaaatggaaaaaatgtCCAAATTGTAAAAGTTTTGTTGAAAAAACTAATGGATGCGATCATATGAAATGCAG GTGTTCTTATAAGTTTTGTTATAATTGTGGACGTGGCATTAGTTCTCCTAACTATGGTTGTAATCACACAGATTGA